In Colletotrichum higginsianum IMI 349063 chromosome 1, whole genome shotgun sequence, the DNA window acttttcccttcctcttGGCCCCCCCCGCCCCGCCGTTTTGCCTCGTCGCCCATCCCGCAACTCTCCCGCCGAGCGCGAAACCTTATCGGtgccgtcaccgccgtcgccgccgccgccgccgtcacacGAACGAATGAACCCAGCCCGCTGTAGCCACACTAGAGTTTGGCCCCTTTCACTGTTTCCGACGCTTCCTCTGCTCTGACCTCCCCCACCTCTCCCACCTCTCCCACCTCTCCTAcacctttctctctctctctctctctctcgcctaGCCAGGCAGAGAATAGAAAACCACAGAGGTCGGCGACCCAAGCAAACCTCTACCTCAACTACCCACCTCCATCCACAAAGGTACTCGGCAGCCTTCAGCATCCTCCCGCCCGACCCATCCGCCGACCCTTCTGCCGCCCCAAGGCAGCGcaacctcgacggccatggcgacgCCTGGCCCCGCGGGTGCCGCGACCGTCAgcttcggcggcgaagacgatgtcAAGCGCCGCGTCGGCAAGAAGCTCCAGAAGAAGCGCCACGAGCCAAACAACACACCAGCTATGGAACTGCCCGAAAGGTTaaaggacggcgacgacagcaGAGACGAGGATTTGGTTCCGACCCAGGGCCCGCCCATGTTCATGAACATGAACCAGTCCATATTTggcctcatcgccgccgccggttcCCGCGTCGACTTCCACGACCGCTTCGAGTCCAGCGACGAAGAaagcgccgacgacgatgacgatcgCCGACCcgaccacgccgccgccgcagacaAGGCCCCCGGTCTCGGCCATTTCCTCCATCGCAAACAGCGCCGACACAACAACGAGTCCGACATCTCCAAGACCACTGTACTAAAGAAGGATTCCTCCTCCAAGTCCGAGAAACACCGCCGCAAGATCTCCGGCTCCAAGCTCCTCCGCTCGCTGCCGGCCCTCCCGCGTCTGCCGCGACACAAgtccaagaaggagaagtcCAAACTGGggcagcaacaacaagaaatggaatcctcctcccaccaaGCTCCGAGCGACGCCTCTGAGGCCTACTCGACCCAGCGCACCGACGGTATAAGAGAAGAAAatgagggcgaggaggacgacgaggaggatgatgacgacgatgacgatggagaCCACCGCCTAGCCCCCGTCATGAGCAGGATGCTTGAAGCCAAAGCCGAAATGTCGGCGCGGCCCAGCTTCGATGTCGACCGCCGCTCCGCCGACCAGCTCACCTACAGCGACTCGGCCGAGTCCAACGCCACCGCGCTGGCCCGCCGCCTGCAGGACATTTTCGAGTTTGACCACCCAGAGGTCGTGATAGAAGGTAGGCTCTTGTTCTTTTTGCCTCAGTTGTTGTTTGCGACGCAATGCGCGCACGCTGTGTACCGGCTCACTAGCTAACACTTGCGACAGAGTACCCTTGCTGGCTGCTCCAGAGCGTCCTCCTGCAGGGCTACATGTACATCACGGCGAAGCACATTTGCTTCTACGCTTACCTTCCCAAGAAGGCGGTACGTTGTTGCCTCTTCTCTCCCATCTTGCTGCCTGCTCTGTATGTATGCTACAGACACTGACAGCCGCAGCACGAGGTTGTCAAGTCGGGCTATCTGTCCAAGAGCGGCAAACGCAACCCCAAGTACAACCGATACTGGTTCCGCCTCAAGGGCGACGTTCTGGCCTACTACAAGGACCCCTCCAACGTCTATTTCCCGAGCGGCCAGATCGACCTCCGCTACGGCATCTCGGCCAGCGTCAACGACAAGAaggacggcctcggcttcACCGTCGTCACACATCACCGCACATACCACTTCAAGGCCGACAGCGCACCGAGCGCCAAGGAATGGGTCAAGAGCCTGCAGAGGGTCATCTTCCGCTCCCACAACGAGGGCGACAGCGTCAAGATCTCGCTGCCCATCGAGAACGTCATCGACATCGAGGACACCCAGATGCTCGAGTTTGCCGACACGTGCAAGATCCGCGTCATTGATAACGACGAGACGTACGCCATCGACGagtacttcttctccttcttcagcttcgGCAAGGACGCCATCAACGTCCTCAAGATCCTGATCGAGGATGCCTCGTCCAATGCCAGGGACACGGCGAAActgaaggccgccgccgccgccgccgcctcgcagcagcagcagcagcaacaacagcagcagcagcatgaAGAGGAGAAGCAGCCCGTCACCGCCTCTGCGCGCAGCTCCATGAGCGCAAGCAgacgcgccgccgcgccgctgAAGCTGAGGACCAGCAAGCTccccgacgccgtcaaggccacTCTCTCGCCCCTGTCTGCTCAAGCTCATAGCCCGTCGGCTCTCAGCCCTCGCGCCAGCATGGATGCTGCGCGGTCCAGCTTCGACGCCTTTCGCGGTTTCCGTCGCAGGAGTCTGGATCTTTCCACCATTATCCGGGACTCGTCGCCCCGGCGTAGCTTCAGCGGCAATCGGCGTTCCATGAGCAGAAACCGGCTCGACGACTCCCGGCACGCGCCGCACCACCAAGACCACCAGGGTTCCACCGACTCGTACGTGCAGTCGTCCATGGAGGACCCGAGCTACTCGGGCATggtcgcctcgtcgagcgAGGACCCTTCGGCGAGCCAGATACTGCGGGGTAGCGACGTGTTCCAGAACCCTACGATGCGCCGGTCCACCTCGATCTCTCGCACGGATCAGGACAAGAGCCAGCGAAGTCGGGGGCAGAgaacccctccctctctggCCGCATACAGCCGACAGCATGCCGCGACTACTGGCTCCATCAACGATGGCGACAAGCcaccggcgacgccgacccTCCAGAGCATCACCAAGATGGGCGCGTTCCCGCTGCAACGCGTGGGCGCCTTTGCCGAGTACCTCAACAGCACTAGCAGTAAGTTGGGCTCGATGCTGGCGACGGAATCCATGGGCTACGTGGAAAAGGTCTCGGGCATGTGGCGAGGTGGCCGCAAGCACTACGACGCTCCGCCCGAGATCAaaaccgacgacgaggatctctatgaggatgccgagggcaAGATCCAGACGTCCATGGACCGCTTCCGCGCGCACTTTGCGCTgcccgagacggagaagctTCAAGCCACCTACTTCGGCTACATCCTGCGTGTCCTGCCGCTGTACGGCAAGATCTACATCAGCGACAAGTCCTTCTGCTTCCGAAGCTTGTTGCCGGGAACGAGAACGAAGCTCATCCTTCCCCTCAAGGACATTGAGAACGtggacaaggagaaggggtTCCGCTTCGGCTACTCAGGCCTGGTTATCGTCATCCGGGGTCACGAGGAGGTCTTCTTCGAGTTTGGCCAGGCCGAACTTCGGGACGACTGCGCCGTCACGTTGTTGCAGGGCCTGGAGACGACGCGCTATCTGAAGGAGACGGGAGACCTGGACatggaagaaaaagaagaagaagagaatgCCATGGCCGAGCGCGACGCGCTGAAGGAGGCGCGCCAGATCGAAGAGTTCCACGACCACGAACTGCGTCTGCCGAAGGAGAGCTCGGGTGTCAGTGATGCCCCGACAATCCTGTTCGACGACCCCAAGGCCTCGTTCCTCAACTTCAAGCCGCCCCATTCCATGAAGATCACCTGCCTAACGATCGGTTCCAGAGGCGACGTCCAGCCCTACATTGCCCTGTGCAAGGGCTTGATCGCCGAGGGCCACCGGCCCCGTATCGCCACCCATGGCGAATTCAAGGACTGGATCGAGGGGCACGGCATCGAGTTCACCAAGGTCGAAGGCGACCCCGGTGAGCTCATGCGGCTCTGCATCGAGAACGGCACTTTTACCTGGGCCTTTTTGAGAGAGGCGAACTCGATGTTCCGCGGCTGGCTCGATGAGCTGCTGGTGTCGGCGTGGGAGGCCTGCCAGGGCTCCGATCTTCTGATCGAGAGCCCCAGTGCCATGGCCGGCATCCACATTGCCGAGAAGCTCTCGATCCCCTACTTCCGAGCCTTCACGATGCCCTGGACCCGGACGAGAGCCTACCCTCATGCCTTCGTCATGCCCGAGTACAAAATGGGTGGTGCGTACAACTACATGACGTACGTCATGTTCGACAACATTTTCTGGAAGGCCACGGCGCACCAGGTCAACCGCTGGCGCAACAACACGCTCAAGCTGCCCAACACAAGCCTCGAGAAGATGCAGCCGAACAAGGTGCCGTTCCTCTACAACTTCTCCGAGTACGTCGTCGCGCCGCCCCTGGACTTCTCCGACTGGATCCGCGTCACCGGATACTGGTTCCTGGACGAAGGGTCGGATTTCCAGCCGCCGCAGGATCTCACCGACTTCATCGCCAAGGCGAGggcggacgagaagaagctcgtctACGTCGGGTTCGGctccatcatcgtcaacgacACGGCCAAGATGACCCAAGAGGTCATTGACGCCGTTCTGAAGGCCGATGTCCGCTGCATCCTGTCCAAGGGCTGGTCGGACCGCGTGGCCAagcaagacgacgacgccggtgccaccggcgccgccgacgctggCTCGAAGAAGGACGAACCGGTCATGCCGCCCGAGATTTTTGTCATCAAGAGCGCACCCCACGACTGGCTGTTTTCGCAGATCGACGCGGCCGCCCACCACGGCGGATCCGGCACGACGGGCGCCAGCTTGAGGGCGGGCATCCCCACCATCATCCGACCGTTCTTCGGCGACCAGTTCTTCTTTGGGGCCCGCGTGGAAGACATTGGCGTCGGTATCTGCTTGAAGAAATGGGGGGCTGTTTCTTTCGCTCGTGCCCTTTGGGAAGCCACGCACAACGACCGCATGATCGTCAAGGCTCGTGTACTCGGGGAGCAAATCCGCGGTGTAAGTCTTTGCGCTGATGATGAGCATTCATATGCAAGTGTACGTGCAGTCAAAACTAACAAGACACGATAGGAACGCGGCGTGGAAAACGCCATCCAGTGCATCTACCGCGACATGGAGTACGCGACGAGCTTAATCAAGCGAAAGGCGGGCAAACACGCACAGTCAGAAGAAtatgacgacgaggaagccgaggagagCTGGACCTTCATAGGAAACGACGAGCCCGACCCGGacatgacgacgaagaagctgTCAGAGATGGGGGCGCCTCCCGGCCTGCCGGAACCCAAGCCCCTCGGGACGAGGGTGATGCGcatgtcgccgtcggcctcgcagCAGCAGGTA includes these proteins:
- a CDS encoding Sterol 3-beta-glucosyltransferase, whose product is MATPGPAGAATVSFGGEDDVKRRVGKKLQKKRHEPNNTPAMELPERLKDGDDSRDEDLVPTQGPPMFMNMNQSIFGLIAAAGSRVDFHDRFESSDEESADDDDDRRPDHAAAADKAPGLGHFLHRKQRRHNNESDISKTTVLKKDSSSKSEKHRRKISGSKLLRSLPALPRLPRHKSKKEKSKLGQQQQEMESSSHQAPSDASEAYSTQRTDGIREENEGEEDDEEDDDDDDDGDHRLAPVMSRMLEAKAEMSARPSFDVDRRSADQLTYSDSAESNATALARRLQDIFEFDHPEVVIEEYPCWLLQSVLLQGYMYITAKHICFYAYLPKKAPQHEVVKSGYLSKSGKRNPKYNRYWFRLKGDVLAYYKDPSNVYFPSGQIDLRYGISASVNDKKDGLGFTVVTHHRTYHFKADSAPSAKEWVKSLQRVIFRSHNEGDSVKISLPIENVIDIEDTQMLEFADTCKIRVIDNDETYAIDEYFFSFFSFGKDAINVLKILIEDASSNARDTAKLKAAAAAAASQQQQQQQQQQQHEEEKQPVTASARSSMSASRRAAAPLKLRTSKLPDAVKATLSPLSAQAHSPSALSPRASMDAARSSFDAFRGFRRRSLDLSTIIRDSSPRRSFSGNRRSMSRNRLDDSRHAPHHQDHQGSTDSYVQSSMEDPSYSGMVASSSEDPSASQILRGSDVFQNPTMRRSTSISRTDQDKSQRSRGQRTPPSLAAYSRQHAATTGSINDGDKPPATPTLQSITKMGAFPLQRVGAFAEYLNSTSSKLGSMLATESMGYVEKVSGMWRGGRKHYDAPPEIKTDDEDLYEDAEGKIQTSMDRFRAHFALPETEKLQATYFGYILRVLPLYGKIYISDKSFCFRSLLPGTRTKLILPLKDIENVDKEKGFRFGYSGLVIVIRGHEEVFFEFGQAELRDDCAVTLLQGLETTRYLKETGDLDMEEKEEEENAMAERDALKEARQIEEFHDHELRLPKESSGVSDAPTILFDDPKASFLNFKPPHSMKITCLTIGSRGDVQPYIALCKGLIAEGHRPRIATHGEFKDWIEGHGIEFTKVEGDPGELMRLCIENGTFTWAFLREANSMFRGWLDELLVSAWEACQGSDLLIESPSAMAGIHIAEKLSIPYFRAFTMPWTRTRAYPHAFVMPEYKMGGAYNYMTYVMFDNIFWKATAHQVNRWRNNTLKLPNTSLEKMQPNKVPFLYNFSEYVVAPPLDFSDWIRVTGYWFLDEGSDFQPPQDLTDFIAKARADEKKLVYVGFGSIIVNDTAKMTQEVIDAVLKADVRCILSKGWSDRVAKQDDDAGATGAADAGSKKDEPVMPPEIFVIKSAPHDWLFSQIDAAAHHGGSGTTGASLRAGIPTIIRPFFGDQFFFGARVEDIGVGICLKKWGAVSFARALWEATHNDRMIVKARVLGEQIRGERGVENAIQCIYRDMEYATSLIKRKAGKHAQSEEYDDEEAEESWTFIGNDEPDPDMTTKKLSEMGAPPGLPEPKPLGTRVMRMSPSASQQQVA